A genomic stretch from Bradyrhizobium quebecense includes:
- a CDS encoding GlsB/YeaQ/YmgE family stress response membrane protein gives MNMSGESLLVILVVGVAAGWLAGQLVHGTGFGLVGDLIVGIAGAFIASWLFPQLGIHFGFGIVSAIMSAAIGAVLLLLIIRLVRGRSRWAGGWDGPWRRRWW, from the coding sequence ATGAACATGTCCGGCGAAAGCCTTCTCGTCATCTTGGTTGTCGGCGTCGCCGCCGGCTGGCTTGCTGGCCAGCTCGTCCACGGGACTGGCTTTGGCCTCGTTGGCGACCTCATCGTGGGAATCGCGGGCGCCTTCATTGCGAGCTGGCTGTTTCCGCAACTCGGAATCCATTTCGGTTTCGGTATCGTCTCGGCGATCATGAGTGCCGCGATTGGCGCGGTGTTGCTGCTTCTGATCATCAGACTGGTCCGCGGAAGAAGCCGATGGGCTGGAGGCTGGGACGGACCCTGGCGGCGGCGCTGGTGGTAA
- the groL gene encoding chaperonin GroEL (60 kDa chaperone family; promotes refolding of misfolded polypeptides especially under stressful conditions; forms two stacked rings of heptamers to form a barrel-shaped 14mer; ends can be capped by GroES; misfolded proteins enter the barrel where they are refolded when GroES binds) has protein sequence MSAKEVKFGVDARDRMLRGVDILHNAVKVTLGPKGRNVVLEKSFGAPRITKDGVTVAKEIELEDKFENMGAQMVREVASKSADAAGDGTTTATVLAAAIVREGAKSVAAGMNPMDLKRGIDLAVEAVVADLVKNSKKVTSNEEIAQVGTISANGDAEIGKFIADAMKKVGNEGVITVEEAKSLETELEVVEGMQFDRGYISPYFVTNADKMRVEMEDAYVLINEKKLSQLNELLPLLEAVVQSGKPLVIIAEDVEGEALATLVVNRLRGGLKVAAVKAPGFGDRRKAMLQDIAILTGGQAISEDLGIKLENVTLQMLGRAKKVMIDKENTTIVSGAGKKADIEARVAQIKAQIEETTSDYDREKLQERLAKLAGGVAVIRVGGATEVEVKERKDRVDDAMHATRAAVEEGIVPGGGVALLRASEHLKGIRTKNDDQKTGVEIVRKALSYPARQIAINAGEDGSVIVGKILEKDQYSYGFDSQTGEYGNLISKGIIDPTKVVRVAIQNASSVAALLITTEAMVAEVPKKNAGGGGMPPGAGGMGGMDF, from the coding sequence ATGTCAGCCAAAGAAGTCAAATTCGGCGTCGATGCCCGGGATCGCATGTTGCGCGGTGTCGACATTCTCCATAATGCGGTGAAAGTGACACTCGGTCCCAAGGGCCGCAACGTGGTGCTCGAGAAGTCGTTCGGCGCTCCCCGCATCACCAAGGACGGCGTCACTGTCGCCAAGGAGATCGAGCTCGAGGACAAGTTCGAGAACATGGGCGCCCAGATGGTGCGCGAAGTCGCCTCCAAGTCCGCTGACGCGGCCGGCGACGGCACCACCACCGCGACTGTGCTTGCAGCTGCGATCGTCCGTGAAGGCGCCAAGTCGGTTGCCGCCGGCATGAACCCGATGGACCTGAAGCGCGGTATCGATCTGGCGGTGGAAGCCGTGGTCGCCGACCTCGTCAAGAACTCCAAGAAGGTCACCTCGAACGAGGAGATCGCCCAGGTTGGCACCATTTCGGCCAACGGCGATGCCGAGATCGGCAAGTTCATCGCCGACGCCATGAAGAAGGTCGGCAACGAGGGCGTGATCACGGTCGAGGAAGCCAAGTCGCTGGAGACCGAACTGGAAGTCGTCGAGGGCATGCAGTTCGACCGCGGCTACATCTCGCCCTATTTCGTCACCAACGCCGACAAGATGCGCGTTGAGATGGAAGATGCCTACGTCCTGATCAACGAGAAGAAGCTATCTCAGTTGAATGAATTGCTTCCCTTGTTGGAAGCCGTGGTGCAGAGCGGCAAGCCACTGGTCATCATCGCTGAAGACGTCGAGGGCGAGGCGCTTGCCACCCTGGTCGTCAACCGCCTGCGTGGCGGCCTGAAGGTCGCGGCCGTCAAGGCTCCGGGCTTCGGCGATCGCCGCAAGGCCATGCTGCAGGACATCGCGATCCTGACCGGCGGCCAGGCCATCTCGGAAGACCTCGGCATCAAGCTCGAGAACGTCACGCTGCAGATGCTCGGCCGCGCCAAGAAGGTGATGATCGACAAGGAGAACACCACGATCGTCAGCGGCGCCGGCAAGAAAGCCGACATCGAAGCTCGCGTGGCGCAGATCAAGGCGCAGATCGAGGAGACCACCTCGGACTACGACCGTGAGAAGCTGCAGGAGCGTCTCGCCAAGCTCGCAGGCGGCGTCGCGGTGATCCGCGTCGGCGGCGCGACCGAAGTCGAGGTGAAGGAGCGCAAGGATCGCGTTGATGACGCGATGCATGCGACCCGCGCGGCTGTCGAGGAAGGCATCGTGCCGGGCGGCGGCGTCGCCCTGCTCCGTGCCTCCGAGCACCTCAAGGGCATTCGCACCAAGAACGACGACCAGAAGACCGGCGTCGAGATCGTGCGCAAGGCATTGTCCTACCCGGCCCGCCAGATCGCGATCAACGCGGGTGAGGACGGTTCGGTGATCGTCGGCAAGATCCTCGAAAAGGATCAGTACTCGTACGGCTTCGACTCGCAGACCGGTGAATACGGCAACCTGATCTCGAAGGGCATCATCGATCCGACCAAGGTGGTTCGGGTGGCGATCCAAAACGCGTCCTCGGTGGCGGCTCTTCTGATCACCACCGAAGCCATGGTGGCCGAAGTGCCGAAGAAGAACGCGGGTGGCGGCGGCATGCCTCCGGGTGCGGGCGGAATGGGTGGCATGGACTTCTAA
- a CDS encoding diphosphate--fructose-6-phosphate 1-phosphotransferase: protein MPSIVIAQGGGPTAVINQTLCGAILAARRHDPSLQILGARHGVRGLTADNVVDLTAVPEADLHRLGNTPSSALGSTRDKPDPGTCSDILAALDRLDARAFVYIGGNDTAGTLELLRQQSSGPCHFVHAPKTIDNDLMENDHVPGFISAAAFVANALVSIDLDFRAMPGIHVAIVMGRHAGFLTAAAAGWQQSPDDAPHLIYTPEQPFSVPRFLDEVEAVYARLGRCIVSMSEGVQDEMGRPLTEALAGGAVERDAHGNLQLTGGDLGIEIQKALKSRFRKARARVDTLGYLPRGYIGVIDETDRKEAFAAGEFAAQSALTGSGSVVLHYDGDRIEPQLVPLERVAGKTRHMPDDFFAGSSAVSAEGRGYFRRLLPTRPDIFLPFV from the coding sequence ATGCCATCGATCGTCATTGCCCAGGGCGGCGGCCCCACCGCTGTGATCAACCAGACGCTGTGCGGCGCCATCCTTGCCGCGCGCAGGCATGATCCGTCGTTGCAGATTCTCGGCGCGCGCCATGGCGTGCGCGGCCTCACGGCGGACAACGTCGTCGACCTCACCGCTGTCCCCGAGGCGGATCTGCACCGCCTCGGCAACACGCCCAGTTCGGCGCTCGGCTCGACCCGCGACAAACCAGATCCCGGCACATGCTCTGATATCCTCGCGGCGCTGGACCGGCTCGACGCCCGTGCCTTCGTCTATATTGGCGGCAATGACACGGCCGGAACGCTCGAACTGCTGCGTCAACAGTCAAGTGGCCCCTGCCATTTCGTGCATGCCCCCAAGACGATCGATAACGACTTGATGGAGAACGATCATGTCCCCGGCTTCATCTCGGCCGCCGCCTTCGTCGCCAACGCCCTTGTCAGCATCGATCTCGATTTTCGCGCCATGCCCGGCATCCATGTGGCCATCGTTATGGGCCGTCATGCCGGCTTTCTCACCGCCGCCGCAGCAGGCTGGCAGCAATCGCCCGACGATGCCCCGCATCTGATCTACACACCGGAACAGCCGTTCTCGGTTCCCCGGTTCCTCGACGAGGTCGAGGCGGTTTATGCGCGCCTGGGCCGCTGCATCGTTTCGATGTCCGAGGGCGTGCAGGACGAGATGGGTCGGCCTCTCACCGAGGCGCTGGCGGGCGGGGCGGTCGAGCGCGACGCCCATGGCAATCTGCAATTGACCGGCGGCGATCTCGGCATCGAAATCCAGAAAGCGCTGAAATCGCGCTTTCGCAAGGCAAGGGCGCGCGTCGATACGCTAGGCTATCTACCACGCGGATATATCGGCGTGATCGACGAAACCGACCGCAAGGAGGCTTTCGCTGCAGGCGAATTTGCCGCGCAAAGCGCCTTAACCGGCAGTGGCTCGGTGGTGCTACACTATGACGGCGACCGCATCGAACCTCAGCTCGTGCCGCTCGAGCGTGTGGCTGGCAAAACGCGTCATATGCCGGACGACTTCTTTGCTGGCAGCAGTGCCGTTTCGGCTGAGGGACGGGGCTATTTTCGGCGGCTTCTACCCACACGGCCCGATATCTTCCTGCCGTTCGTGTGA
- a CDS encoding co-chaperone GroES, giving the protein MKFRPLHDRVVVKRIDAEDKTAGGIIIPDTAKEKPSQGEVIAVGPGGRDEAGKLIPIDIKVGDRVLFGKWSGTEVKIDGVDLLIMKEGDIMGVLTDVPATKKKAA; this is encoded by the coding sequence ATGAAATTTCGTCCGCTCCACGACCGCGTGGTGGTCAAGCGCATCGACGCCGAAGACAAGACCGCAGGCGGCATCATCATTCCGGACACTGCCAAGGAAAAGCCCTCGCAGGGCGAAGTCATCGCCGTCGGCCCGGGCGGCCGTGACGAGGCCGGCAAGCTGATCCCGATCGACATCAAGGTCGGTGACCGCGTCCTGTTCGGCAAGTGGTCGGGCACCGAGGTCAAGATCGACGGTGTCGACCTCCTGATCATGAAGGAGGGTGACATCATGGGCGTCCTCACCGACGTTCCCGCCACCAAGAAGAAGGCCGCTTAA
- a CDS encoding SDR family NAD(P)-dependent oxidoreductase, with the protein MGRRREPLQALADDTGCFVVQADAADSVAVRAALQEIHGKFGKVDILIANAGGHGVGPTISMTDETWSLATRLNLDTAFVCARESLPDLIAQKGAVVVVASIAGLFAGPDAASYVTMKHACIGFGKSLARDYGRKGVRTNIVCPGWAATAMGSVSPSARTNTPRSKQVSAYPRAQPGAARRCLDLDRAEQSAICFRGSMIGHPPGDAPLCVRYACTSRSKRLQACANLAWFEAHMLMGIPFEFQGNSLKYQDYIFSVAPMMDWSESLSFSIG; encoded by the coding sequence CGTTGGCTGACGACACCGGCTGCTTCGTGGTGCAGGCGGACGCGGCCGACAGCGTCGCCGTACGGGCAGCGTTGCAGGAGATCCACGGCAAGTTTGGCAAGGTGGACATCCTGATCGCCAATGCCGGAGGCCACGGCGTCGGTCCGACAATCTCGATGACTGACGAGACGTGGTCGCTGGCGACCCGGCTCAACCTCGACACAGCCTTTGTCTGCGCCCGCGAAAGCCTTCCGGATCTCATCGCGCAAAAAGGCGCCGTCGTGGTCGTTGCTTCGATCGCCGGTTTGTTCGCGGGCCCCGACGCGGCCAGCTATGTGACGATGAAGCACGCCTGCATCGGCTTCGGCAAATCGCTGGCGCGCGATTACGGCCGCAAGGGTGTGCGGACCAATATCGTCTGTCCCGGCTGGGCCGCGACAGCGATGGGGTCCGTGTCGCCGAGCGCGCGGACGAATACGCCGCGGTCGAAGCAGGTGTCGGCGTATCCGCGCGCGCAGCCCGGAGCTGCCCGGCGCTGCCTCGATCTCGACCGCGCCGAGCAGAGCGCAATCTGCTTCCGGGGCAGCATGATTGGACATCCTCCGGGCGACGCGCCGCTTTGTGTGCGCTACGCGTGCACTAGCAGGTCAAAACGGCTACAAGCGTGCGCAAATTTGGCCTGGTTTGAAGCGCACATGCTTATGGGCATTCCCTTTGAATTCCAAGGTAACTCGTTGAAATATCAAGATTATATCTTTTCCGTGGCCCCCATGATGGATTGGAGCGAGAGTTTAAGCTTTTCAATTGGTTAG